CATATCCAACATCAAATCCGATTCGTCTAAAACCAAATAATGCAAGCTGTCAAAATTGATAAAACCTTGTTTGTGTAAGTCCAATAATCTTCCTGGAGTAGCAATTAATACATCCACTCCTTTTTTTAATTGGTCTACTTGCGGCACTTGAGAAACACCACCAAAAACAGTTAACTGTCGAATGTTGGTATATTTTCCGTAAGTATCAAAGCTTTCACCAATTTGAACGGCTAATTCACGTGTTGGAGTCACCACTAAACAACGAATTTCTTTTGTTTTTTTGGATGACCCAATCATACGATGCAAATTGTGTATGATAGGAATAGCAAAAGCTGCCGTTTTTCCTGTACCAGTCTGAGCACAACCTACTAAATCTTTTCCTGCTAAAATAAATGGGATAGCCTTTTCCTGAATTGGAGTGGGGCTGGTGTATCCTTCTTCAAAGACGGCTCTTTGAATACTTTTGGATAATGATAAATCTTCGAATAACATATAATATGCTTACAATTAAGCGTAAGCCGTGGCAAAGATAAGGTTTTTAAATTTGGGACAAATTAGAATACTAATTCTCGTCTCGACTTGATAAAATCCGTAACCAAATAGCCAATCAGTTTTCCGATGAGGTGATTGTTTTTTTCTTCTCCTAAATCGGGAGCACCTTCGCAAATGTGAAGGTAAGCTGCATTTTTAGAATTACCAAAAAAGTAAATAAACTGACGTAATTCTTCTACCGAAAAACCGCTCATAGTCATAGCACTACTAGCAATATTAGGAATAGAGTCTAAATCAATTTCAATCCCATATGTATCATTTTTGATAAATTCTGAGGCAACTATCAGTTCTTGTTGAAAGTTCTTTTGTTGGCGTACTTTGATTTCGTCATAGGTATTATAAGTAACCCGGTCTTCTATTTTCTTTAGATTATCCAACACATTTTTGGAAGTATAATTTTCGTGTAACCCAAAAATAAAATATTTCTTCAAAAAGCCTTCTTCATAAGCATACGAAAATCCATTACCACTGTGTCTTCCTTCCAGAATTCTGAAATCAGAATGGGCATCAAAATTAATAGCGTTGATAGGTTTTCCTAATCCAAGTGCAGTTCCTTTAATATTTCCGTAAGCATTGTTATGTCCACCACCAATAATAATAGGTGTTTTACCACATTTGATGATACCACTAATTACATGTACGACTTCCTTGTCAATACGTTCAACAAGTGAACTTAGTTTTTTTCTGTCGGCGGTAGTATGAAAATCTAAATCTTTAGCTTCATTCATTTCTTCTGCAATATCCAATTTGCCTAAAACCAAAATCTGGCTTCCTTTGCAAAAGCGATTGTGCTGAATGTTGGCTATACTTTTAATAGCGCTTTCCCAAGCAGAATCAGCGCCAGGCCGACCAAAATTGGCCCGAATACCAACATCTTCTGGGATTCCTATTAACACATATTGGGCATCGCAGTTTTTCAAATAGTCGTAATAATCTTCCCCTTTGGGAATGGTTAGCATTTTTTCACCAAACTTAACTTCACCACTTCTGTGATTAGTAACTTTTGCTAAATCGGTTATAGAAAAAGGAATTATTTTGTCCATTTGAAAAAAAATATTTTATCAAAAATATAATAAAATTGCTTATTCTGCGTTACTAAAACTAAATAGTATTACATTTGAGTAATAAAAAATTCACCACATGGAAAATCAAAACAGTCATTCGAAATTAAAAGCTATTATAGGAATATTAGCTGTTTTATTGATAATTAGTTTAGTTTACATTTTTAAATTAACGTCGGATGCAAAAACGTTGCAAACTACTGTTACTTCTGTAAAATCTGAGAAAGAATCTGTTCTCAAAGACTTGGCCGATTTGAAAAAGACTTACGATGCAGCGATTGCAGAAAACACTTCAATGTCTGATGAACTCATCGCAGAAAGAGATAAAGTTGTAAAATTGATGACCGAATTAAAGCAAGCCAAAGGAGATAACGCTACGCTTTTGAAATACAAAACCCAATACAAATCATTAGAGCAAAAAATGCAGAATTTGATGCAAGAAGTTGCAGTTTTGAAAACACAAAATCAAAACTTGACGACTAACTTAGATAGCACCAAAGTAGTATTAGAAGATTCTAAAAAATATAACCAAGTGTTAGTGGGTCAAAATGAAGAATTAGCTAAGACTGTTGAAAAAGGGTCTAAACTTACCGTTACCAATTTAAAAACGGCTTCTTATAAAGTGAGAAGTTCTGGAAAACAAATTGCTACCGACAAAGCTAGCAGAACTGACATGCTTCAAGTAAGTTTTACTATTGCTGAAAATAAAATTGCCAAATCAGGTGATAAAACGTATTATGTTCAAGTTATCGATTCTAAAAACAATGTTTTAGGCGACAAAGCTACAGTGACTTTTGGAGATAATTCATTAACGTACAGTTTTACAACTACTGTTAAATATGAAAATAAAACGGTAGAAGTTTCAGAACAATTACCTGGAAAGGATTTTGCTAAAGGAACTTATTTTGTCAATGTGTTTGATAAAGGAGAATTGGTATCAAAGAGTAGTTTCTCTTTAAGATAAACTAAACTTTTTAAAGAAATAAAATAGGAAGCCTCGAAGTATCGGGGCTTTTTTATGAGATACTTTCTCCATTAAGAATTACTTGTTCAATCAAATTAGAACCAAAAGCATAAGGCAATTCATAGAAGGAATTAAGCTCTTTTGTAATAATGAGATTGGCTTTTTTGCCAACAGTAATACTTCCATGTGTAGCTGAAATCCCCATGGCATAAGCACCATTTAATGTGGCGGCATTAATGGCTTCTTCTGGAGTCATTTTCATTTTAATACAAGCAGTAGCCACCACAAAATTCATATTTCCTGAAGGAGTAGTACCCGGATTAAAATCAGAAGCAAGGGCCAATGGTAATCCTGCGGAAATCATTTTTCGGGCAGGAGTGTAAGGAATACTAATAAAATAGGAACAACTTGGTAAAGCTACTGGCATAGTTTCAGAGTTTTTTAAAACTTCAATATCTTCATCCGTTACGATTTCTAAATGATCAACAGAAAGGGCTTTATGTTTGACACAAGCTGCAATTCCATTGATAGCAGTAAATTGATTCACATGAATTTTGGAACGTAAACCATATTTTGCTCCAGCTTGCATTATCCTTTCAGTTTCAGCTACTGAAAAATAACCCGTTTCACAAAAAGCATCAATATAATCGGCTAATTTTTCTTCGGCAATTTTAGGAAGCATTTCGTTGATGATTAAATCGATATAAGCAGCATGATTTTCTTTGTATTCAGTTGGGAAGGCATGAGCACCAAGAAAGGTAGCTTTAATGGTAATTGGATGGTTTTTTGCTAATTTTTGGATGACACGAAGCATTTTTAATTCGCCTTCCACAGTCAAACCATAACCTGATTTAATTTCAACAGCTCCAGTTCCTTGTTGTATTACCTCTTCTAATCTTTTCTTGGATTGATTATAAATTTCTTCTTCGGAAGTTTCATTTAGTTTTTTAGCAGAATTCAAAATACCTCCACCACGATTGGCTATTTCTTCATAAGTCAATCCATTAATTCTATCCACAAATTCTTGTTCTCGGTTGCCCGCATAAACAATATGAGTATGACTATCGCACCATGAAGGTAAAATCATTTTTCCTTTGGCATCAATAGTCTTGTCTGCCTTTATTTTGGGACAATTTTCCATCAAACCAAAATCGGCAATCTCATCATTTTCAATTAAAAGAAAAGCATTTTTTAAGGAAGGTAAAACCGCCATGGCAGCACCAGAGACTTTTTCTATGTTGGCTTCTCTAACTTGCAATAATTCTTTTATGTTGATGAGTAAGGTTTGCATAATGATTTTTGGTAAAAATAGTTCTAAAAAAAGAAATAGTATTAAATTTAAACAAATTTAGAATTCGTGAGAAAAATTAAATACAAAAAAGGAAAAAAAGTGCAACCCACTTTATTAGAATACACAGGGGTTCACAAGTATACACAAACCGAAATACAATTGTTTGTTTATGACACCAATGATTTAGCCGAGTTTCATGAATTTGAAGTTAGTGAAATCCATAAACACGTCAATCTTGATAAAACCAATTGGTTAAATGTGCATGGTTTAAATGATACGGTGGTTATAAAAAGCATTGGAGATTATTTGGGAGTGGATAATTTTATGCTCTCCGATATTCTAAACACTACCAAACGAACCAAACTAGATGAATATCACGACACGCTTTTTTTCAATATCAAATCGCTTTTACCCGAAGAAGATTCGAATAACATCAACGTTGAACAAATCAGTTTCTTGTTGAAGAATGGGATTTTAGTTTCGTTTCAAGAAAAGAGAAGTGATTTTTTTACTCACATACGAGAACGAATGAGAGTGCATTCAGGTATTGTAAGAGATAAAAAAGCAGATTATTTACTGTTTCTTTTGCTTGATTCGGTCATGGAGAATTTTTACATAACTATCGAAAATGAAGAGGACAGGGTAGAGGAATTAATCAATTTGTCAAAGACAAGCACTAATCCACAAATTTTAGAACAAATAGAAAAACACCGAGATAATTATAACTTTTTGAAACGCTCTATCATTCCGTTACGCGATTCTTTATATTCCATTAAAAGTATCAAAGACGATAATGTTTTCAATGCTATTGAAACTAATAATTATAGTTTTTTTGAACGATTACATCAAAAGTGTTTGGAACTTTTGGAACAAATAGAATACGATTTGACAACGTTAGATAGTGCTTCCAATTTTTATTTTTCAACCCAAAACCATAAGATGAATGAGGTGATGAAAACTCTGACTGTAGTTTCCGTTTTCTTTATGCCACTTACTTTTATTGTGGGTGTTTATGGAATGAATTTTGATAATATGCCCGAATTACATTGGCAATATGGTTATTTTATAATTATAGGATTAATGTTCCTATTGCTTTTGGGAATGATTTATTATTTCAAGAAGAAGAAATGGTATTAAAAAATTATTAATTACGAATTATCTTTTTTAAGAGTTGTTTTTAAATAAAGTAACCCAATGATTCCGGCTATTAATGACGAAATCAGAATCATGATTTTAGCATTGTTGATATGATTTTCATCTGAAAAGGCGAGTAGCGTGATAAAGATTGACATGGTGAATCCGATGCCACCTAAAAAACTTACTCCTAAAATAGACTTCCAATTTAAATCTTCTGGAAGGCTACTTATTTTTAGTTTAACGGAAAGAAAACTAAATAACCATATTCCCAATGGTTTTCCAATTAATAATCCTAGAGCAATTCCCAAAGTATATTGATGGAGCATAGCATAATGCCAGTTTGAATTTAAAATAATTGCAGTATTTGCTAAAGCAAAAAGAGGCAAAATAATAAAGGCAACGGGTTTGTGTAAAAAGTGTTGTAAAATATAAGATGTTGAATTCTCATTTCCGTTTCCAAACGGAATAGCAAAGGCCAACAATACACCCGTAATTGTAGCATGAACACCTGAGTTAAGCATAAAATACCACATGGCAATGCCTCCAATTAGATAGGGAATTAGATTGCGAACTTTTAATCGGTTTAATAAAAGTAGGAACGTAAAAATACTTAAGGCGATGAATAAATTGCTCCAGACTAAGGATTTTGTGTAAAAGACAGCAATAATCAGAATGGCCCCTAAGTCATCAATAACAGCTAAGGCTGTCAAGAATACTTTCAGGGAAGTGGGAACCCGATTGCCCAACAAAGATAAAATTCCCAAAGCAAAAGCAATATCTGTCGCCATAGGAATTCCTGCTCCCGATTGGGTTACGGTTCCGTAATTCATCCATAAATATATTCCGGCAGGAATTAACATCCCACCAATAGCTGCAGAAATTGGCAACAGAGCGTTTTTTAGGTTAGATAATTCTCCAGCATAGATTTCGCGCTCTAATTCTAAACCAATCAATAAAAAGAAAATTGTCATCAGGCCATCGTTTATCCAATGTTCTATCGAATGATTTCCTAAAGGTTGATGCCAAAGATGTAAATAGCTTTCACTCCAAGCAGAGTTTGCTAAAAAAAGAGAAAGTAGGGTACAGGCAATAAGAATGAATCCACCAGCTTTTTCACTCTCAAAAAAATCACTAAAAAGCTTTGTAATATTCATACTTCAAAGATAAAAAAAAGCATCCATTTCTGGATGCTTTTCTTTTTATGACATAAGGGTTTGTTGTGTTACAAACTCGTAATGATGAATTGACTTCTTCTGTTAAGTTGGTGTTCTGCTTCAGTACATTGTACGCCATCAGCACATTTATTAACTAGTTGTGTTTCTCCATATCCTTTAGCTGTTAATCTATCAGCAGAGATACCGTTTTTGATTAACCAATCTCTTGTCGATTTCGCTCTTCTTTCTGATAATTTTTCATTGTATGCAAAAGAAGCACGGCTATCGGTATGAGAGCGAATATCAATTTTCATAGTTGGATATTGTTGTAATACATCTAAGATTTTAGCTAAATCAACCGCAGCATCTGGACGAATATTCCATTTGTCTAAATCAAAATAGATTAGGTTGATACCAAATACATCTGCTAAATCATCACCTGGTTTAACTTCTTTTTGAGTTTTTTCAAGTTCAATATTCAACTCAGTTTTACCATCCGTTTTACCTATAATTACTGGAGATTCTTTAGTAGTATAAGTTTCAAGTGATGTTCTTACATAATATTTTGTACCACATTCCACTTCAGTGAATTGGTATTTTCCATCTTTATCAGAAGTAGTCTCTTTAAGTTGTTTGAATTTTTCATCAAATAAAATCAACTTAGCATTTGGAAGAATCACTTTAGTTTTAGCATCTGTAACCACTCCAAATAGAAGTTGTTCACACCAAATTGGTCTTGTTTCTAAAAACTTATAGATATCATCATTTCCTTGACCACCATCTCTATTAGAACTTAGGAATCCTTTTTTAGATTTTGAATTGATAATTAAAGCAAAATCATCTTTTGGACTATTGGCTTCTTCACCTACGTTTAATACTTGTTTGAAATTAAGGCTACCATCTTTAGGAAGTCTGGTGATAAAAATATCCAAACCACCAAGTCCAGGTTGACCATCAGAAGCAAAGTATAATTCGTTATCGTCATTTACAAAAGGATAAGTTTCTCTACCCGCAGTATTTATGGCATCGCCAAGATTTTCTGGTGTACCAAAACTACCATCCTCATTTAATTTTACTCTGTATAAATCGGATAAACCATGAGTTCCCGGCATATCAGATGCAAAATATAAAGTTTTTTCATCTGGAGATAATGCTGGATGCGCTGTTTGATAACTATCACTGTTAAAAGGAAGTGCAGTTATATTATTCCAATTACCATCTTTGTCTACTTTAGCAGAATAGATTTTCAAAAGGGTTACTTTGCTAGCATCAAATCCTCTTTCGTCAAGGTAATTGTTTCTTGTAAAGTAAACTGTTTTTCCATCTTTTGTAAAGGCTGGAGTATCTTCGTGAAACTTGGTATTAATCTTTTTGCCAAATCGCTCAACAGCTCCTAATGAACCATCTTCTGACATAGTTGAACCGTAAAGATTGGTAAAATACTGTCCTGTCCAAGTATGGATTCTTTT
The window above is part of the Flavobacterium sp. N1994 genome. Proteins encoded here:
- a CDS encoding formimidoylglutamase, encoding MDKIIPFSITDLAKVTNHRSGEVKFGEKMLTIPKGEDYYDYLKNCDAQYVLIGIPEDVGIRANFGRPGADSAWESAIKSIANIQHNRFCKGSQILVLGKLDIAEEMNEAKDLDFHTTADRKKLSSLVERIDKEVVHVISGIIKCGKTPIIIGGGHNNAYGNIKGTALGLGKPINAINFDAHSDFRILEGRHSGNGFSYAYEEGFLKKYFIFGLHENYTSKNVLDNLKKIEDRVTYNTYDEIKVRQQKNFQQELIVASEFIKNDTYGIEIDLDSIPNIASSAMTMSGFSVEELRQFIYFFGNSKNAAYLHICEGAPDLGEEKNNHLIGKLIGYLVTDFIKSRRELVF
- the hutI gene encoding imidazolonepropionase is translated as MQTLLINIKELLQVREANIEKVSGAAMAVLPSLKNAFLLIENDEIADFGLMENCPKIKADKTIDAKGKMILPSWCDSHTHIVYAGNREQEFVDRINGLTYEEIANRGGGILNSAKKLNETSEEEIYNQSKKRLEEVIQQGTGAVEIKSGYGLTVEGELKMLRVIQKLAKNHPITIKATFLGAHAFPTEYKENHAAYIDLIINEMLPKIAEEKLADYIDAFCETGYFSVAETERIMQAGAKYGLRSKIHVNQFTAINGIAACVKHKALSVDHLEIVTDEDIEVLKNSETMPVALPSCSYFISIPYTPARKMISAGLPLALASDFNPGTTPSGNMNFVVATACIKMKMTPEEAINAATLNGAYAMGISATHGSITVGKKANLIITKELNSFYELPYAFGSNLIEQVILNGESIS
- the corA gene encoding magnesium/cobalt transporter CorA, with the translated sequence MRKIKYKKGKKVQPTLLEYTGVHKYTQTEIQLFVYDTNDLAEFHEFEVSEIHKHVNLDKTNWLNVHGLNDTVVIKSIGDYLGVDNFMLSDILNTTKRTKLDEYHDTLFFNIKSLLPEEDSNNINVEQISFLLKNGILVSFQEKRSDFFTHIRERMRVHSGIVRDKKADYLLFLLLDSVMENFYITIENEEDRVEELINLSKTSTNPQILEQIEKHRDNYNFLKRSIIPLRDSLYSIKSIKDDNVFNAIETNNYSFFERLHQKCLELLEQIEYDLTTLDSASNFYFSTQNHKMNEVMKTLTVVSVFFMPLTFIVGVYGMNFDNMPELHWQYGYFIIIGLMFLLLLGMIYYFKKKKWY
- the nhaA gene encoding Na+/H+ antiporter NhaA encodes the protein MNITKLFSDFFESEKAGGFILIACTLLSLFLANSAWSESYLHLWHQPLGNHSIEHWINDGLMTIFFLLIGLELEREIYAGELSNLKNALLPISAAIGGMLIPAGIYLWMNYGTVTQSGAGIPMATDIAFALGILSLLGNRVPTSLKVFLTALAVIDDLGAILIIAVFYTKSLVWSNLFIALSIFTFLLLLNRLKVRNLIPYLIGGIAMWYFMLNSGVHATITGVLLAFAIPFGNGNENSTSYILQHFLHKPVAFIILPLFALANTAIILNSNWHYAMLHQYTLGIALGLLIGKPLGIWLFSFLSVKLKISSLPEDLNWKSILGVSFLGGIGFTMSIFITLLAFSDENHINNAKIMILISSLIAGIIGLLYLKTTLKKDNS
- a CDS encoding OmpA family protein — encoded protein: MKNKIIYLVLITLTCVNSYSQTSKKEVKGNKEYDKLAYIDAIKTYERIYSKGYKSPDMLLKIGNAYYFNAELEKANKWYDELYATAPDQEAEFFYRFSQTLKATKDYTKSDAMMAKFGEKSGNDTRAKLFSKNRDYLAEIKNNSGRYKIENAGINTKYSDYGTAYMGTKVIFSSARDTGNFSKRIHTWTGQYFTNLYGSTMSEDGSLGAVERFGKKINTKFHEDTPAFTKDGKTVYFTRNNYLDERGFDASKVTLLKIYSAKVDKDGNWNNITALPFNSDSYQTAHPALSPDEKTLYFASDMPGTHGLSDLYRVKLNEDGSFGTPENLGDAINTAGRETYPFVNDDNELYFASDGQPGLGGLDIFITRLPKDGSLNFKQVLNVGEEANSPKDDFALIINSKSKKGFLSSNRDGGQGNDDIYKFLETRPIWCEQLLFGVVTDAKTKVILPNAKLILFDEKFKQLKETTSDKDGKYQFTEVECGTKYYVRTSLETYTTKESPVIIGKTDGKTELNIELEKTQKEVKPGDDLADVFGINLIYFDLDKWNIRPDAAVDLAKILDVLQQYPTMKIDIRSHTDSRASFAYNEKLSERRAKSTRDWLIKNGISADRLTAKGYGETQLVNKCADGVQCTEAEHQLNRRSQFIITSL